In the genome of Physeter macrocephalus isolate SW-GA chromosome 20, ASM283717v5, whole genome shotgun sequence, one region contains:
- the DUSP13A gene encoding dual specificity protein phosphatase 13A — MAEASLPQLRGDAEATPCPSVLELEELLRAGKFSSSRVDEVWPNLYIGDAATANNRFELWKLGITHVLNAAHGGLYCQGSPDFYGSTVSYLGVPAHDLPEFDISAYFSSAADFIHRALSTPGGSWCTAW; from the exons ATGGCGGAGGCCTCGCTCCCACAGCTGAGGGGAGATGCCGAAGCCACACCTTGCCCCAGTGTCCTGGAACTGGAGgagctcctgagggcagggaagtTTTCTTCCAGCCGCGTGGACGAAGTTTGGCCCAACCTTTACATAGGAGATGC ggccacGGCAAATAACCGCTTTGAGCTATGGAAGCTGGGCATCACCCACGTGCTGAATGCTGCCCATGGGGGCCTCTACtgtcagggaagccctgacttctACGGCAGCACTGTGAGCTACCTGGGGGTGCCAGCCCACGACCTCCCTGAGTTCGACATCAGTGCCTACTTCTCCTCTGCAGCTGACTTCATCCACCGTGCCCTCAGCACACCTGGGG GGTCCTGGTGCACTGCGTGGTAG
- the DUSP13B gene encoding dual specificity protein phosphatase 13B isoform X1: MGLPQPRLPPPALPAGPAAAGCRPELRGQNWSLLPATGLCHFVTLALALLVLLEALAQVGTQKMVRDQCGVRPRAHSSMRFLLLPAPPLSHCLQFSQKQHQACRDRRLEAGSKKCPSEKTSAWARYPHRMDSLQKQDLRRPKIHGAVRVPPYQPPTLASLQRLLWVHRAAVLSHINEVWPSLFLGDAYAARDKNKLTQLGITHIVNVAAGKFQVDTGAKFYRGMPLEYYGIEADDNPFFDLSVYFLPVARYIRSALSIPQGRVLVHCAMGVSRSATVVLAFLMICENMTLVEAIQTVQAHRDICPNSGFLRQLQVLDNRLGQETGRL; the protein is encoded by the exons ATGGGTCTTCCCCAACCGAGGCTTCCTCCACCAGCTCTGCCGGCTGGACCAGCAGCTGCGGGGTGCAGGCCGGAGCTGAGGGGCCAG AACTGGTCCTTACTCCCTGCCACAGGGCTCTGCCACTTTGTCACCCTGGCGCTGGCCCTGCTGGTGCTGCTGGAGGCTCTGGCCCAGGTGGGTACCCAGAAGATGGTAAGAGACCAGTGTGGGGTCCGCCCTAGAGCCCACAGCTCCATGCGCTTCCTCCTGCTGCCTGCACCCCCTCTCAGCCACTGTCTCCAGTTCTCACAG aaacagcatCAAGCATGCAGAGACAGGCGGCTGGAAGCCGGGAGCAAAAAGTGCCCGTCAGAGAAGACCTCAGCCTGGGCCAGATACCCCCACAG GATGGACTCGCTGCAGAAACAGGACCTCCGGAGGCCCAAGATCCACGGGGCAGTCCGCGTGCCCCCCTACCAGCCACCCACGCTGGCCTCACTGCAGCGCTTGCTGTGGGTCCATCGGGCTGCCGTGCTGAGCCACATCAACGAAGTCTGGCCCAGCCTCTTCCTGGGAGATGC GTACGCAGCCCGGGACAAGAACAAGCTGACCCAGCTGGGCATCACCCACATCGTGAATGTCGCCGCAGGCAAGTTTCAGGTGGACACAGGTGCCAAGTTCTACCGTGGAATGCCCTTGGAGTACTATGGCATTGAGGCTGATGACAACCCCTTCTTCGACCTCAGTGTCTACTTTCTGCCCGTTGCTCGATACATCCGAAGTGCCCTCAGCATTCCCCAAG GCCGCGTGCTGGTACACTGTGCCATGGGGGTGAGCCGCTCTGCCACGGTTGTCCTGGCCTTCCTCATGATCTGCGAGAACATGACGCTGGTGGAGGCCATCCAGACAGTGCAGGCACACCGGGATATCTGCCCCAACTCAGGCTTCCTCCGGCAGCTCCAGGTTCTGGACAACCGACTGGGGCAGGAGACGGGGCGGCTGTGA
- the DUSP13B gene encoding dual specificity protein phosphatase 13B isoform X2, producing MVRDQCGVRPRAHSSMRFLLLPAPPLSHCLQFSQKQHQACRDRRLEAGSKKCPSEKTSAWARYPHSSPTEKTSSEKTTQKQASELRTWLRMDSLQKQDLRRPKIHGAVRVPPYQPPTLASLQRLLWVHRAAVLSHINEVWPSLFLGDAYAARDKNKLTQLGITHIVNVAAGKFQVDTGAKFYRGMPLEYYGIEADDNPFFDLSVYFLPVARYIRSALSIPQGRVLVHCAMGVSRSATVVLAFLMICENMTLVEAIQTVQAHRDICPNSGFLRQLQVLDNRLGQETGRL from the exons ATGGTAAGAGACCAGTGTGGGGTCCGCCCTAGAGCCCACAGCTCCATGCGCTTCCTCCTGCTGCCTGCACCCCCTCTCAGCCACTGTCTCCAGTTCTCACAG aaacagcatCAAGCATGCAGAGACAGGCGGCTGGAAGCCGGGAGCAAAAAGTGCCCGTCAGAGAAGACCTCAGCCTGGGCCAGATACCCCCACAG CAGCCCCACTGAGAAAACTAGCTCAGAGAAGACTACACAGAAACAAGCTTCAGAATTGAGAACTTGGCTCAG GATGGACTCGCTGCAGAAACAGGACCTCCGGAGGCCCAAGATCCACGGGGCAGTCCGCGTGCCCCCCTACCAGCCACCCACGCTGGCCTCACTGCAGCGCTTGCTGTGGGTCCATCGGGCTGCCGTGCTGAGCCACATCAACGAAGTCTGGCCCAGCCTCTTCCTGGGAGATGC GTACGCAGCCCGGGACAAGAACAAGCTGACCCAGCTGGGCATCACCCACATCGTGAATGTCGCCGCAGGCAAGTTTCAGGTGGACACAGGTGCCAAGTTCTACCGTGGAATGCCCTTGGAGTACTATGGCATTGAGGCTGATGACAACCCCTTCTTCGACCTCAGTGTCTACTTTCTGCCCGTTGCTCGATACATCCGAAGTGCCCTCAGCATTCCCCAAG GCCGCGTGCTGGTACACTGTGCCATGGGGGTGAGCCGCTCTGCCACGGTTGTCCTGGCCTTCCTCATGATCTGCGAGAACATGACGCTGGTGGAGGCCATCCAGACAGTGCAGGCACACCGGGATATCTGCCCCAACTCAGGCTTCCTCCGGCAGCTCCAGGTTCTGGACAACCGACTGGGGCAGGAGACGGGGCGGCTGTGA
- the DUSP13B gene encoding dual specificity protein phosphatase 13B isoform X3 translates to MDSLQKQDLRRPKIHGAVRVPPYQPPTLASLQRLLWVHRAAVLSHINEVWPSLFLGDAYAARDKNKLTQLGITHIVNVAAGKFQVDTGAKFYRGMPLEYYGIEADDNPFFDLSVYFLPVARYIRSALSIPQGRVLVHCAMGVSRSATVVLAFLMICENMTLVEAIQTVQAHRDICPNSGFLRQLQVLDNRLGQETGRL, encoded by the exons ATGGACTCGCTGCAGAAACAGGACCTCCGGAGGCCCAAGATCCACGGGGCAGTCCGCGTGCCCCCCTACCAGCCACCCACGCTGGCCTCACTGCAGCGCTTGCTGTGGGTCCATCGGGCTGCCGTGCTGAGCCACATCAACGAAGTCTGGCCCAGCCTCTTCCTGGGAGATGC GTACGCAGCCCGGGACAAGAACAAGCTGACCCAGCTGGGCATCACCCACATCGTGAATGTCGCCGCAGGCAAGTTTCAGGTGGACACAGGTGCCAAGTTCTACCGTGGAATGCCCTTGGAGTACTATGGCATTGAGGCTGATGACAACCCCTTCTTCGACCTCAGTGTCTACTTTCTGCCCGTTGCTCGATACATCCGAAGTGCCCTCAGCATTCCCCAAG GCCGCGTGCTGGTACACTGTGCCATGGGGGTGAGCCGCTCTGCCACGGTTGTCCTGGCCTTCCTCATGATCTGCGAGAACATGACGCTGGTGGAGGCCATCCAGACAGTGCAGGCACACCGGGATATCTGCCCCAACTCAGGCTTCCTCCGGCAGCTCCAGGTTCTGGACAACCGACTGGGGCAGGAGACGGGGCGGCTGTGA